In a genomic window of Zingiber officinale cultivar Zhangliang chromosome 9B, Zo_v1.1, whole genome shotgun sequence:
- the LOC122022925 gene encoding expansin-A3-like, producing MDIVNLVTFVILLTASATMMVGAQSQWAYDAHATFYGDMSGGETMQGACGYGDLNQQGYGLKTAALSTALFSDGAACGACYEIECVDSPEWCAPGRSVSITATNFCPPNPALPNDNGGWCNPPRKHFDLSMPMFVEITKDYHAGIVPVRYRRVPCFKIGGIRFELGGNPNFLMVLVFNVGGAGDVSSLEVKGSRTGWMGMVRNWGQKWDLPGQPQLVGQALSFRVTLSDRRSVVSDDVAPAQWQFGQTVEGKQF from the exons ATGGATATAGTGAATCTAGTGACGTTTGTTATCTTGTTAACTGCATCGGCGACAATGATGGTAGGAGCTCAAAGCCAATGGGCCTATGATGCCCATGCTACCTTCTATGGAGATATGTCGGGTGGCGAAACTATGC AGGGTGCGTGCGGGTACGGAGACCTAAACCAGCAGGGGTACGGTCTGAAGACGGCGGCGCTGAGCACGGCGCTGTTCAGCGACGGCGCGGCCTGCGGCGCGTGCTACGAGATCGAGTGTGTGGACTCGCCGGAGTGGTGCGCCCCGGGGCGCAGCGTCTCCATCACCGCCACCAACTTCTGCCCGCCCAACCCCGCTCTGCCCAACGACAACGGCGGGTGGTGCAACCCCCCGCGCAAGCACTTCGACCTCTCCATGCCCATGTTCGTGGAGATCACCAAGGACTACCACGCCGGCATCGTCCCAGTACGCTACCGCCGCGTCCCCTGCTTCAAGATCGGCGGCATCCGGTTCGAGCTGGGTGGGAACCCTAACTTCCTGATGGTGCTCGTGTTCAACGTCGGCGGCGCCGGCGACGTGAGTTCTCTAGAGGTGAAGGGGTCGCGGACGGGGTGGATGGGGATGGTGAGGAACTGGGGCCAGAAATGGGACCTGCCCGGCCAGCCGCAGCTCGTTGGCCAGGCCCTCTCATTCCGCGTCACTCTCAGCGACCGGAGGTCGGTGGTTTCCGACGACGTCGCGCCGGCGCAGTGGCAGTTCGGACAGACCGTCGAGGGCAAGCAGTTCTGA
- the LOC122022427 gene encoding uncharacterized protein LOC122022427, producing MRKLCPNFDREDGLDTVLEVPIPEEMFGNVQGTGGSRWQNMSTWLKAQAFDKVSAAADAAAAASAVPHLFAGGANVALQLLLNVVGSPLIPCPVPVDRAFSRSIRDTSIQASTAKYIITQYIAATGGQAALTSVNSMYAVGKVRMTASEFHIGDQSVAAKGNGEIGGYVLWQKSPEVWYFELIMAGSKMSAGSDGQIAWRQSASEQSRPFRGPPRPLRRTFQGLDPRATANLFSDAVCIGEKIINGEECFILKLETNAANLKARSSATFDIIHHKIWGYFSQRTGLLMQLEDTHLLRMKAGRRGESIFWETSMESVIEDYRYVNGVNISHGGQTAVTLFRYGEGSVNHKRKMEESWTIEEIDFNLSGLSNDCFLPPANLKREQDGVDGHAHIAG from the exons ATGAGAAAGTTGTGCCCTAATTTCGACCGGGAGGATGGCCTGGACACGGTCCTGGAGGTCCCCATCCCGGAGGAGATGTTCGGGAACGTGCAAGGCACCGGCGGATCTCGGTGGCAGAACATGAGTACCTGGCTCAAGGCCCAGGCCTTCGACAAGGTCTCCGCCGCCGCCGATGCTGCTGCCGCTGCCTCCGCCGTTCCTCACCTCTTCGCCGGCGGGGCCAACGTCGCCCTTCAGCTGCTCCTCAACGTCGTCGGCTCCCCCCTTATCCCCTGCCCCGTCCCTGTCGATCGCGCCTTCAGCCGCTCCATCCGCGACACCTCCATC CAAGCGTCGACGGCGAAGTACATCATCACGCAGTACATCGCGGCGACGGGAGGACAGGCGGCGCTGACGTCCGTGAACAGCATGTACGCGGTGGGTAAGGTTCGGATGACGGCGTCGGAGTTCCACATCGGTGACCAGAGCGTGGCGGCGAAGGGCAACGGCGAGATCGGCGGCTACGTGCTGTGGCAGAAGAGCCCCGAGGTGTGGTACTTCGAGCTCATCATGGCCGGATCCAAGATGAGCGCTGGCAGCGATGGCCAGATCGCCTGGCGCCAGTCCGCCTCCGAGCAGTCGCGCCCCTTCCGCGGCCCGCCGCGTCCCCTTCGTCGAACATTCCAG GGATTGGATCCTCGCGCGACGGCGAACCTCTTCTCCGACGCGGTGTGCATCGGCGAGAAGATCATCAACGGCGAGGAGTGCTTCATCCTGAAGTTGGAGACAAACGCGGCAAACCTGAAGGCCCGGAGCTCCGCCACCTTCGACATCATCCACCATAAGATTTGGGGGTACTTCAGCCAGCGCACGGGCCTGCTGATGCAGCTGGAGGACACCCACCTGCTCCGCATGAAGGCCGGACGTCGCGGCGAGAGCATCTTCTGGGAGACCAGCATGGAGTCGGTGATCGAGGACTACCGCTACGTCAACGGCGTCAACATCTCCCACGGCGGCCAAACCGCCGTCACGCTCTTCCGCTACGGCGAGGGCTCCGTCAACCACAAGAGAAAGATGGAGGAGTCGTGGACCATCGAGGAGATCGACTTCAATCTCTCCGGCCTCTCCAACGACTGCTTCCTCCCGCCGGCCAACCTCAAGAGGGAGCAGGACGGCGTCGACGGCCATGCTCATATTGCAGGATGA